The Aeromonas veronii genome includes the window CAAGGGTTCCTGTCCAACGTTAATCGGGGCAGGGTGAGTCGACCCCTAAGGTGAGGCCGAAAGGCGTAATCGATGGGAAGCAGGTTAATATTCCTGCACGACTTGTAATTGCGATGGGGGGACGGAGAAGGCTAGGTGGGCCAGGCGACGGTTGTCCTGGTGAAAGTGCGTAGGTGGTGTTTCTAGGCAAATCCGGAGACACAACACTGAGACACGAGACGAACGCACTACGGTGCGGAAGCCATTGATGCCCTGCTTCCAGGAAAAGCCTCTAAGCTTCAGATTACAAGTCATCGTACCCCAAACCGACACAGGTGGTCGGGTAGAGAATACCAAGGCGCTTGAGAGAACTCGGGTGAAGGAACTAGGCAAAATAGAACCGTAACTTCGGGAGAAGGTTCGCTCTTGATGGTGAAGTCCCTTGCGGATGGAGCTGTCGGGAGTCGCAGTGACCAGATGGCTGGGACTGTTTATCAAAAACACAGCACTCTGCAAACACGAAAGTGGACGTATAGGGTGTGACACCTGCCCGGTGCCGGAAGGTTAATTGATGGGGTTAGCGCAAGCGAAGCTCTTGATCGAAGCCCCGGTAAACGGCGGCCGTAACTATAACGGTCCTAAGGTAGCGAAATTCCTTGTCGGGTAAGTTCCGACCTGCACGAATGGTGTAACCATGGCCATGCTGTCTCCACCCGAGACTCAGTGAAATCGAATTCGCCGTGAAGATGCGGTGTACCCGCGGCTAGACGGAAAGACCCCGTGAACCTTTACTACAGCTTGGCACTGAACATTGAACCTACATGTGTAGGATAGGTGGGAGGCTTTGAAGCGATGACGCCAGTTGTCGTGGAGCCGTCCTTGAAATACCACCCTTGTATGTTTGATGTTCTAACGCAGGGCCCTGAATCGGGCTCGCGGACAGTGCCTGGTGGGTAGTTTGACTGGGGCGGTCTCCTCCCAAAGAGTAACGGAGGAGCACGAAGGTTGGCTAATCCTGGTCGGACATCAGGAGGTTAGTGCAATGGCATAAGCCAGCTTAACTGCGAGACGGACAGGTCGAGCAGGTACGAAAGTAGGTCATAGTGATCCGGTGGTTCTGAATGGAAGGGCCATCGCTCAACGGATAAAAGGTACTCCGGGGATAACAGGCTGATACCGCCCAAGAGTTCATATCGACGGCGGTGTTTGGCACCTCGATGTCGGCTCATCACATCCTGGGGCTGAAGTCGGTCCCAAGGGTATGGCTGTTCGCCATTTAAAGTGGTACGCGAGCTGGGTTCAGAACGTCGTGAGACAGTTCGGTCCCTATCTGCCGTGGGCGTTGGATGATTGAAGGGAGTTGCTCCTAGTACGAGAGGACCGGAGTGAACGAACCTCTGGTGTTCGGGTTGTCACGCCAGTGGCACTGCCCGGTAGCTAAGTTCGGAATCGATAACCGCTGAAAGCATCTAAGCGGGAAGCGAGCCCTGAGATGAGTCATCCCTGACCCCTTGAGGGTCCTAAAGGGCCGTTGGAGACCACAACGTTGATAGGTGGGGTGTGTAAGCGCGGCGACGTGTTGAGCTAACCCATACTAATTACCCGTGAGGCTTAACCATACAACACCCAAGAAGTGTTCTGGGCCTTGTAGCAAGTGCATGAACTACTCAAATTCAGTGATAGCGACGAGCCAAGAGCGACATCGTTATTCACGTCAGCTTTCTAGATTAAGAATTTGCCTGGCGGCCATAGCGCCGTGGAACCACCTGATCCCATGCCGAACTCAGAAGTGAAACGCGGTAGCGCCGATGGTAGTGTGGCATTCGCCATGCGAGAGTAGGACACTGCCAGGCACCTAATTTGAAGAAGCCCGCTCATCTGAGCGGGCTTTTTTATTGACTGAAATTTATGCCTGTCCCTCTCACTTCTGCTCACCGCTCCTGTCTGGCTGGATTGCTGATTTCTTTCTCACAACCGTACCGAGCGGGACTGGATGGGGTTGTATCTGCACCATAACTCGGTAGAGTAAGGGGCATTCAGGGCTGTCCGTACCATGCTTTCATCTTCCTTCTGGTGCAGTTCGACCCGACCCGTTTTCATTCACCTTCAGTCAGTGGTATCGATATGGAACAAGTAAACAAGTCTAGCTTCAACGATGTGTTGGAATATGTGCGTATGTCCCGTCGCCAGAACAAGCTCAAGCGCGAGATCGTCGACAACGAGAAGAAGATCCGTGACAACCAGAAACGTGTACTGCTGCTCGACAACCTGAGTGACTATATCAAACCGGGGATGAGCATCGATGATGTCCAAGCCATCATCGCCAACATGCGTGCCGATTATGAAGAGCGGGTTGATGATCACATCATCAAGAATGCCGAGCTCTCCAAGGAGCGCAAAGAGCTGAGCACCAGACTCAAGGGCATGAGCTCCAGCAAGTAAGAGTTTTTACCTTCTCGAAACACCGGCTTGTAGCCGGTGTTTTGCATCTGGGCATCAGCTCGGATCTCTCTGCATACCGAAACAATCGACTCCCATTTTCATAATCGCCCTGTTAACATCTCTTCAAAGCGGTCAATAGTTTTCAAGCCCTTGACTTGAAACGACTAAGCTTGAATGAAATACAATAAATTGCGCAACCATGGTGGGGCTGATATGGGCGCATCAAAACAGACGGATTTGAAGACAGTGGCATCTCGGGATTCATCCGTACCGCATGCGGACGGGCAACAAAAGCGTAAACGCCGTTCCTGGTGGCGTTGGCTGTTCTGCTTCATCTTCTTGCTGTGCCTGGCGGTCGTCATCGCCTTGGTAGGCTATGAGATGAAGACTTCTCGCCTGCAATCGCAGGAGATCTCTCATTACGCCGCCAAGCTGACCTATCAGCTTGAAGCCGGTCCCAGCAAGCAGATTATCTTCCCGGATGACGGCCCCTTCGACAAGCGGCTCGGCTATGTGTTGATGCCGATGATCCAGGAGCGGCTCATCCAGCGTGGCTATCAGGTATCTGAGCAGGTCCGTTTCTCCGATGAGCTCAACAACTATGCCAGCCATGGCTTCTTCGTCCCCTATACCGAGAAGGTGCAGGCCGGATTGACGCTGCACGACTGTCGTGCCGAGCCTTTCTATCAGTACAAGTACCCGACCCACTACTACCCGGACTTCAACTCGATCCCGCCGCTGGTGATCCAGTCGCTGCTGTTCATCGAGAACCGGGATCTGCTGAGCAATGAGCAGCCGCTGGCCAACCCGGCGGTAGACTGGCCCCGCTTCGGCAAGGCCGCCCTGTCACAAGTCGGCAAGGCGCTGGACATGCAGGATCAATCAGCCGGTGGCAGTACGCTGGCGACCCAGGTCGAGAAGTATCGCCACTCCCCGGATGGGCTGACCCTTTCCCCGACCGAGAAGATCCGCCAGATGGTCTCTGCGAGCGTCCGTGCCTACCGGCTGGGCCCGGAGACCCTGGAGGCACGCAAGCTGGTCGCCTGGGCTTATCTCAACTCGGTACCGCTGTCCGCTGCGCCGGGCTACGGCGAGGTTCATGGTCTGGGGGACGGGCTCTGGGTCTGGTTTGGCGCCAATGTAGATGAAGTCAATAGACTGCTGGATCCTGAGCGCAATCAGGATGCCACCCTGACCGAACAGGGGTTGGCACTGCGCCAGGTCGTCTCACTGATGATTGCTCACCGCCGCCCTTCTTACTATCTGGCACAAGGACGAGAGGCGCTGTCGACCCTGACGGATAGCTACCTGCGTCTGTTTGTGCAGGAGGGGATGATTACGCCTGCGCTGATGGAATCGGCACTCAAGGCCAAGCTGGGATTCCGGGACTTCCTGCTGGCACCGGCGATCACGCGGGTCAACAACAACAAGGGGCTGCAGGTAGCGCGTACCCGTCTCAGCCGTCAACTCGGGGTACAGCTCTACGATCTGGATCGCATGGATCTGACCGCAGATACCACTCTCAACATGCCGCTGCAAAACGAGATCTCCCGCTACCTGCAACAGCTGGCCGATCCCACTTTCGCGTCTCAGGTCGGTCTGTTTGGTGAGCGTTTGCTCTCGCCGGAGAAGACGGGGGACGTGAAGTACAGCTTCACCCTGTTTGAAAAAACGCCGGAAGGGGTCAAGGTGCGGGTGCAGACCGACAACACGGATCAGCCGTTCGACATCAACGAAGGCAGCAAGCTGGAACTGGGCTCCACCGCCAAGCTGCGGGTGCTGACCACCTATCTGGAAATCGTCACCGAGCTGCACGACGGCTATGGGGAGATGCCGGCGGAGAACCTGCGCAAGATAGAAGTCTCCAATCAGGACAACATCAGCCGCTGGGCCATCGGCTATCTGATGACCGCCAAGGACAAGAGTCTGCCTGTCATGCTGGAGGCGGCGCTGGATCGCAAATACTCCGCCAGCCCCTATGAAGGCTTCTTCACCGGCGGTGGCATGCACACCTTCAACAACTTCCGCAAGGAGGACAACGGCCGGATTCCCCCCATCCGGGATGCGCTGCGCGAGTCCATCAACCTGCCCTTCGTGCGGTTGATGCGAGACATAGTGCGCTACAGCCTCTACAAGGAAGGCAATCGCGCCCAGTTGCTCAAGGATGACAAGGATCCGCGTCGTACCGAATACCTTGCACGGTTCGCCGACAAGGAAGGGCAGACCTATCTGCTGCGCTTCTGGCGCAAGTATCAGGGCAAGACTCCCGATGAGCGGCTCGATACCTTCCTGGATGGTCTGAAGCCCAGCGCGGTGCGTCTCGCAGCCGTCCATCGCTATCTAATGCCGGAAGCCTCCCAGACAGACTTTGCGGCCTTCCTTGCCAAGCGACTGCCGCGGGAGAAATTGACGGACAAACGGATAGAACAGCTCTATACCAGCTATGGGCCAGGTAAGTATTCACTGCCGGATCAGGGCTATATCGCGCGGGTACACCCGCTGGAACTGTGGCTGCTCTCCTACCTCAAGGAGTTCGACAAGGCGACCTTTGCCGACGCGGTGGCGGCCAGTCGCGACGAACGCCAGGAGGTCTACAGCTGGCTGTTCAAGACCCGCCATCGCAGCGCCCGGGATACCCGGATCCGTACCATGCTGGAGGTCGAGGCTTTCCTCGACATTCATCAACGCTGGGCCAGGCTGGGTTATCCGTTCGATCATCTGGTGCCGTCGCTGGCGACTGCCCTCGGCAGCTCGGGTGACCGACCGGCGGCCCTGGCCGAGCTTATGGGGATCATCCAGAATGGCGGGCTGAGGGCACCGACCCAACGCATCGAGTACCTGTCGTTTGCCAAGGATACCCCCTTTGCCACCGTGTTCGAACCGGCCAACGTGCAGGGTACCCGGGTGATGGCGCCCGAGGTGGCGAATGCCCTGCGCAATGCCCTGTCGAAAGTCGTTGAAGGGGGCACGGCACGACGCATCGCCGGCGCCTTTGCCCTGCCAGACGGCACCATACTGCCGATGGGGGGCAAGACGGGAACCGGGGATAACCGGATAGAAACGGTGGGCCGCTATGGCAACGTGACCAGCTCCCTGGCCCGTAACCGTACTGCCACCTTCGTGTTCTACATCGGTGGCGATCACTTCGGCACCCTGACGGCCTACGTGCCGGGCAGCCAGTCCGACAAGTTCCGCTTCACCTCGGCGCTGCCGGTGCAGGTGCTCAAGGGGATGGCACCGCTGCTGATGCCCTATCTGCAGCCAGGGACCCATACCCAGTGTATGGCTGGCAGCTGATGCCTGCATTCAGAAGATAAAGAACGGGGCCAGCTTGGCCCCGTTTTTTATCAGTCGGCGACGACTCCGGGTCGGCGCAGATGAGTCATCACTCACAGCTGATCTTCGATCTCGCCGCGCAGGTACTGGTACATCTCGCGGAAGGCCACCGGCGGCTTGTTCAGCTCCCGCTCCTTGTTGGCGGTGCGGATAAGCTGGCGAAGCTTCTGGCGATCCAGATCGTGGAACTGGGCCATCAGCTCGTTGAGGGCACTGTCTCCCTCGTTGATCAGCCGCTCGCGCCACTGTTCCAGCCGGTGCAGGCGGGCATTCACGGTAGAGTGACGCATCTTGATGATGGTGAGCGCCTCGGCGATGGGCTCGATGTCCCGGCTGCGCATCAGTCGGCCGATGAACTGCAGGTGGCGGCGGAAGGATTCATCCTTCTTGGGTTTGAGTTTGCGACCCAGTTCGACGGCTTCTGCCAGTTCTTCGTCCAGCGGGAGCTTCTCCAGCTCGCTGTGGCTCAGGGAGACGATCTCTTCCCCCATCTTCTGCAACGCTTCGGCATCGCGCTTGAGCTGGCTCTTGCTGGGACCCCAATCGTCCAGTTCGTTGTCGTCTTGATACTGACTCATCGGTCTCTTGATTCCTGTCATTCACGTTGGTGGATATGTTACCAGCTTCTCCCGCTGGGCGCAGGGGTCTGATATGCTTAGCCCCTTTCCTTTCTTCATACAGATGTGAGTTATGGACCAGCTAGATCAAATTCGCCAGGATCAAGCCCACCTTGAGGCCGTGGTGGCCGAGGCACTGGAGATCGCCAAAGGGCTGGGTGCCGGGCTTGCCGAAGTATCCATCAGCAAGCAGACCGGTCTGTCGGTGAATACCCGGGGCTGCGAGCTGGAAAGCATCGAATTCAACAAGGATGGAGCGCTCGGTATCGCTGTCTATCGGGATGGCTGCAAGGGCTCTTCGTCCACCACGGATCTCGGCAAGGCCGCCATTCGTGCCGCCGTCGAGGCGGCGATGGAGATTGCCCGTCACACCTCCCCCGATGACTGTGCCGGCCTCGCCGATGCGGAACTGCTGGCCTGGGACGCCCCGGATCTGCAACTGTGCCATCCGACCTTGCTGGATCCGCAACAGGGCATAGAGCTGGCCATCGAGTGCGAGCGGCTGGCGCTGGGGCGCGATGCCCGCATCAAACACTCCGACGGTGGCAGCTTCTCCAGCCATCTGGGGGTCAAGGTCTATGGCAACAGCCACGGTTTCGTCAAAGGCTATGCGGCGTCCCGCAACTCCCTGAGCTGCGTGTTGATCGGCGAGCAGGATGGCGACATGCAGCGGGACTACGGCTACTCCTCCAGTCGTACCCTGGAGGGGCTCTGGAGCCCCCAGCGCATCGCCGACGAGGCGGTGGAGCGCACCCTCTCTCGCCTCGGTGCCCGCAAGATCAGCACCCGTCAGGCGCCCGTGCTGTTCCACCCCGATACCGCCGCCGGCCTCTGGGGCCATCTGGTGATGGCCATCAGCGGCGGCAACCTCTATCGCAAGTCGAGCTTCCTGCTGGACAAGCTCGGTGAGCAGGTGCTGCCACAGTGGCTCAACATCCAGGAGTTCCCGCATCTGCTGGGAGGCTTGGCTAGCACGCCGTTCGACGGGGAGGGGGTGCGTACCACAGACATGGACATCGTCCGTGACGGCCGCCTGATGAGCTGGCTGCTCACCTCCTACTCGGCCCGCAAGCTGGGGCTGACCACCACGGGCCATGCCGGTGGCATCCACAACTGGCAGGTGTCGAACACGGGGCAGGACTTCCAGGGCATGCTCAGGGAGATGGGCACCGGCCTGCTGGTGACCGAGCTGATGGGGCAGGGCGTCAATATCGTCAACGGTGACTACTCCCGCGGAGCCGCCGGTTTCTGGGTGGAAAATGGTGAGATAGCCTATCCGGTAGAAGAGATCACCATCGCCGGCAATCTGGCCGATATGTTCCGCTCCATGGTGGCGGTGGGGACCGACGTGGATGAGCGCTCCAGCCTGCGAACCGGCTCCGTGCTGGTCGAGCAGATGAAGCTGGCGGGCCACTGATCTCCCTTTCAGCCCCAAGCCGATGCGATGAAAAAGGCCCCCTCTTGTGAGGGGGCCTTTTCTATGTTCCGAGCCAGGAGTCGAGCTTACTCCTTGATGCGCTCGATGCGACCACTCAGGCCTTGCAGCTTGTGCTCGATGTCTTCATAGCCACGGTCGATGTGATAGATGCGCTCGACCATGGTGGTGCCTTCTGCGACGAAGCCGGCCAGTACCAGGCTGGCGGAGGCGCGCAGATCGGTGGCCATCACCTGGGCACCCTTGAGCTGCTCGGTGTCGCGGCAGATGGCGACATTGCCCTGCAGCTCGATGTCGGCGCCCATACGCACCAGTTCCGGCACATGCATGAAGCGGTTCTCGAAGATGGTCTCGGTGACCATGCCGGTGCCCTTGGCGACCGCGTTCAGCACGGTGAACTGGGCCTGCATGTCGGTCGGGAAGGCCGGGTAGGGGGCCGTCTTGATGGTGACCGGCTTGAGGGTACGGCCGATCATATCCAGGCTGATCCAGTCTTCGCCTTTCTCGATCAGGGCGCCTGCCTCTTCCAGTTTGACCAGGACGGCTTCCAGCAGGGCAGGATCCGTCTTGCGGCAGGTGATCTTGCCACCGGTGACGGCGGCGCCCACCAGGAAGGTACCGGTTTCGATACGATCGGGCTGCACGCTGTAGCTGCCGCCGTGCAGACGCTCGACCCCGTCGATGGTCAGGGTGTCGGTACCCGCGCCCTGAATGTTAGCTCCGAGCGCGTTGAGGAAGTTGGCCAGATCCACGACTTCCGGTTCACGGGCGGCGTTCTCGATCACGGTGCGGCCATCTGCCAGGGTGGCGGCCATCATCAGGTTCTCGGTGCCGGTGACGGAGATCATGTCCATCAGGATATGGGCACCCTTGAGGCGACCATCGACGCGGGCCTTGATATAACCATCCTCGATGGCGATCTTGGCGCCCATCAGCTCCAGGCCGTGGACGTGCAGATTGACCGGACGGGCACCGATGGCGCAGCCACCGGGCAGGGAGACATCGGCCGCCCCGAAGCGGGCCGCCAGCGGACCCAGCGCCAGGATGGAGGCGCGCATGGTCTTCACCAGCTCGTAGGGAGCGACGTGGTTGTTCACGGCACCGGTCAGCACGGTCACGTTGCCGTTGACCTTGGTGCTGGCACCCAGCATCTCCAGCAGCTTGAGGGTGGTGCCCACGTCTTTGAGGCGCGGTACGTTGGAGAGCTGGATCTCCTCATCACACAGCAGGGTGGCGAACAGGATCGGCAGGGCGGCGTTCTTGGCGCCGGAGATGGTCACTTCACCGGAAAGGGTGCAGGGGCCGGTGATCTTGAATTTGTCCATTTTTACTTCGTTACCAAATCAGGAGGGCAATAGGAATTTACGTTCGCGTTTCCATTCGGCATCGGTAAAAGCCTTGATGGAGAGAGCGTGGATGGCGTTGCTGGCGATCTTGTCCATCAGCGGGGCATAGATGGCCTGCTGCTTCTTGACCCGGCTCATGCCGTCAAACATGTCACCGACGGCGATCACCTGATAGTGACTACCGTCCCCTTTGACATGGACTTCGGACAATGGCAAGGCCTCAAGGAGTATCGCTTCAATTTCAGAGACTTGCATTATGCGTCCTCAGTTGTGAGCGGGGTTGATTGAAACAAATTGGCCACCCCGTACAGGTTGGCCAAGGTAAAGAAATCGTCGGAGGCGCCCACCAGTGTCGGTGTAGCACCCCGGGCCAGCACGGCCTTGGCCCATTTGACCAGGAGCGCGAGTCCGGCGGAGTCCAGGGTGGTGATCTCGTCGAGGGCGAGCGTATCTTCCTGCCACCACTCGGCACGGCGCTGCCACAGGGCAATCACCTGTGGGGCCTGCAGCTCGCCCGCGAGCGTCATGACTTGATGACCAGCGGCTTGGCGTTGTGTTCGCGCAACTGGGCGATCACCGCATCGATGCCGTTCTGGCGAATGAGGCCACCGAGCTCGTTCTGCTTGGCAGAGAGCAGGCTGATCCCTTCGGCGACCATGTCAAAGGCCTTCCACTCGCCGGTCTTGTTGTTCTTGCGCAGCTTGAACTCGAGGAAGATATCCGGCTTGCCGGCCTCGGTCACGCTGACGTTGACGGCGGTGATGTTGCTGTCACCCACGGCCTTGCCCGGCTGCACCTTGACGGTCTGCTTGTCGAAGTGGGCGAGGGCATCGGCGTAGGAACTCACCATGTATTCGGTGAACACCTCGACGAAGGCATCACGCTGGGCCGGAGTGGTCTCCTTGATCTGGTTGCCGAGCACCTTGTAGGCGGCGAAGCGGTTGTCCACGTAGGGCAGCAGCTCCTCGCGGATGATGACCCTCAGGTGGTCCGGGTTGCTCTTGATCTGAGCCTGATCGGCCTTGAGACGGGCAAAGGTCTGCTTGGCGGCTTGATCCACCAGGGCGTAAGGATCCGTGGCATTGGCCCCTGCGGCCTGAGTGGTCACGGAAAACAGCATGCTGGTCATCAGGCCCAGCAACAGGGCGATCTTCTTGAACATGGTTACTCCTTGCTTGCAGGCGGATTGGTGGCCGGAGACGACTGGCTGTAGAGGAATTTGCCAATCAGATCTTCCAGCACTATGGCTGATTTGGTGTCTGCGATCATGTCGCCATCCTTGAGCATGCTGGTGCCCATGTCTTCATCGCTGAACCCCGGTGCCAGGCCGATGTACTGCTCGCCGAGCAGGCCGGAAGTCAGGATGGAGAGGGTGCTGGTATCGGCAAACTCACCGGCCTCTTTTTGCATCAGCAGGGAGACGACGGGCACCTGGGTCTTGGCATCCAGCTCGATGCTGCTGACCCGGCCGACGACGACACCGCCGACCTTGACCGGCGAGCGTACTTTCAGGCCGCCGATATTATCGAAATGGGCGCGCAGGGTATAGGTCTCTCCTTCCGGTTTGAAACTCAAACCCGCCACTTGCAGGGCCAATGCCAGAATGGCTGCGATGCCAGCCAGCATGAAGGCGCCAACCAGGAATTCTACTTTGCTGAACTTCATCTTTACCTTATCCAAACATGACTGCGGTGAGTATAAAATCCAGACCGAGCACGGCCAGGGATGAGTGGACCACGGTTCGGGTGGTCGCCTGACTGATCCCGGCCGAGGTCGGCTTGGCATCATAGCCATTGAAAAGCGCAATCCAGGTGACGACCAACGCGAAGATCACGCTCTTGATGGCCCCCTGCATGATGTCATCCTGCCAGTCGACGGATGCCTGCATGGCGGACCAGAAACTGCCCTCGTCCACCCCCAGCAAGTCGACCCCGACCAGTTTGCCACCGAAGATGCCGATCAGGCTGAACATGAAGGCCAGCAACGGCATGCTGATGACCCCGGCCCAGAAACGGGGGGCCACCACCCGGCGCAGGGGATCCACTGCCATCATCTCGAGGCTCGAGAGCTGTTCGGTAGCCTTCATCAGGCCGATCTCGGCAGTCAGGGCGGAGCCGGCCCGACCGGCAAACAGCAGGGCGGTGACCACGGGGCCGAGTTCCCGCAGCAGCGAGAGAGAGACCAGGGGCCCCAGACTCTGTTCGGCGCCGAAATCCTTCAATACGTTATAGCCCTGCAACGAGAGCACCATGCCGATGAAGAGGCCGGACACCAAAATGATGGCGACGGACTGCACCCCCACCACATAGAGCTGCTGGATCAGCAGCGGGAAGTGCTTGCGTGGCTGGGGGCGACCGGCCAGGGCATGAAACAGCATGATAGTCGCACGGCCGATGGCGCTGATGAAGTGCACACCGACCCGGCCCAACTTGCTTACTTGGCTTATCAACATCACAGATCCTGTAGCAGGTCGCCTGCCGGAAAATGAAACGGGACAGGACCGTCAGGCAATCCACGCAGGAACTGCTCGACCTCGGGATTGCGTTCCTCGCGCAGCTGCGCCGGGGTGCCGTGCGCCACCACCTTGCGGTTGGCGATGATATAGGCGTAGTCAGCGATACCGAGCACCTCTTTCACGTCGTGGGTGACGATGACGGAGGTGATGCCGAGGGCATTGTTCAGCTCCTTGATCAGCTTGACCAGCACCGCCATGGTGATGGGATCCTGACCCACGAAGGGCTCGTCATACATGATGAGATCCGGATCCAGGGCGATGGCACGGGCCAGGGCGGCGCGACGGGCCATGCCACCGGAAAGCTCGGAAGGCATCAGTTTGGCGGCGCCACGCAGTCCCACCGCCTGCAGCTTCATCATGACGATGGTGTGGATCAGCTCCTCCGGCAGGCCGGAATGCTCCCGCAATGGAAACGCCACGTTGTCGAACACCGTCATGCCGGTGAACAGGGCGCCACTCTGGAACAACATGCTCATCCGCTTGCGCACCTCGTAGAGACGGGAGCGGGAGAGGGTGGGGATGTCCTCCCCGTCAAACAGGATATGACCCGATTCCGGTTTCAACTGGCCACCGATCAGCCGCAGCAAGGTGGTCTTGCCGATGCCGCTCGGCCCCATGACGGCGGTGACCTTGCCACGGGGAATGGTCAGATTGATCCCGTCATACAGCAGCCTGTCTCCGTGGCTGAAAGTCAGGTCGGAGATGGTGATCAGGTCATTGTTCAAACAATTGTCCATCCGGTATAAAAGAAGAGCGAATTTTATGGGCTAGTCTAGGTCTAAGCAACATCAAGGAACAACTATTGAGCGCAGATCCGCCCCAAAAACGCGACAGTTTTATGTAACAAGGTGCGTCAGCAAGTGGGTACCCCGCATCCGATTCGCTTATCTCGGCAGACTTTTTTATAATCCCGCAGCAAATTTCGGTCCGGAGCCGTGCCTTTATGTCTGTAAAGTCTGAAAAAGTGTCTGAACTGTTCGATTTTCGTCGCAGTGCCCGTGCGGTGCTGGACATTGAAAAACAAGCGATTGATGGACTCTACCA containing:
- the mlaE gene encoding lipid asymmetry maintenance ABC transporter permease subunit MlaE; protein product: MLISQVSKLGRVGVHFISAIGRATIMLFHALAGRPQPRKHFPLLIQQLYVVGVQSVAIILVSGLFIGMVLSLQGYNVLKDFGAEQSLGPLVSLSLLRELGPVVTALLFAGRAGSALTAEIGLMKATEQLSSLEMMAVDPLRRVVAPRFWAGVISMPLLAFMFSLIGIFGGKLVGVDLLGVDEGSFWSAMQASVDWQDDIMQGAIKSVIFALVVTWIALFNGYDAKPTSAGISQATTRTVVHSSLAVLGLDFILTAVMFG
- the mlaF gene encoding phospholipid ABC transporter ATP-binding protein MlaF, giving the protein MDNCLNNDLITISDLTFSHGDRLLYDGINLTIPRGKVTAVMGPSGIGKTTLLRLIGGQLKPESGHILFDGEDIPTLSRSRLYEVRKRMSMLFQSGALFTGMTVFDNVAFPLREHSGLPEELIHTIVMMKLQAVGLRGAAKLMPSELSGGMARRAALARAIALDPDLIMYDEPFVGQDPITMAVLVKLIKELNNALGITSVIVTHDVKEVLGIADYAYIIANRKVVAHGTPAQLREERNPEVEQFLRGLPDGPVPFHFPAGDLLQDL